CGTACGCCCGACGAACGTCATGGGCAGTACCAAGCGTTTGGCCGAAATGACCCTGCAGGCGCTCAGTCATGAACTGGCTCCCGTATTGTTCGGCGATAAATCAAACATCTCACGCGTTAATAAAACCCGCTTCACGATGGTTCGTTTTGGCAATGTACTGGGTTCCTCCGGCTCAGTGATCCCGCTGTTTCATAAGCAGATCAAGTCTGGCGGCCCATTGACGGTCACCCACCCCAAGATCACTCGTTACTTCATGACGATCCCTGAAGCTGCGCAGTTGGTGATTCAGGCAGGCTCCATGGGCCTTGGCGGTGATGTGTTTGTGCTGGACATGGGCGAGCCGGTGAAGATTGTCGAGCTGGCCGAAAAAATGATCCATCTCTCCGGCCTGAGCGTTCGTTCCGAAAAGAATCCCCATGGTGATATTGCCATCGAGTTCTCGGGCTTACGTCCTGGCGAAAAGCTTTACGAAGAGTTGCTGATTGGTGACAACGTCGTTGCGACCCGGCACCCGATGATCATGAGTGCCAACGAAGATCATCTGTCATGGGAAGTACTTAAAGGCAAGCTCTCTGAGCTGCTTGCTGCGGTTGACGAGGATGACTACACCCGTGTCCGTCAACTGCTGCGCGATACGGTCAGCGGCTATGCACCCGACGGCGAAATCGTCGATTGGATCTATCAGCAACGTCGCCTGGAGCCCTGAGTTAACACGCTGTTACTCAACCATTTTTGACACTCTCCAACCATCGCCTAAGTTAGAAAAGCAGCTTCGGAAAAGCTGCTTTTCTCTTACCGATGTCATGGAGCTTCACAATGCTGAACACCTACGTTTCCTCCCTTATCTTCGCCTTGCTCGCCAGCGTCTCTGTCGCCACCACCGCAGCGCCATCCGCCAAACCTGAAGTCCCGACCCCCATCTCCGCGCAAATGGCCAAACCCGAGCAGTCCGCCAAGGTCAACCTCAACGCGGCCGATGCAGAAACCCTGCGACGCGATTTGTTCGGTATCGGCGCCTCCAAGGCAAAAGCGATCGTTGCCTTTCGCGAAAGCAATGGCCCCTTCACGGCGGTGGACGAATTGCTGGAAGTAAAGGGTATTGGCAAGGCCTTGCTGGAAAAGAATCGCGACAGGCTGGTGATCAACTAAAGGGCACAGCCCGGGAGGCCGATCATTGATCGGCCTTTTATCATGTGCGTTTTTAGCGCGCCCTGGCATGAAATGTGGTTACCTCAAGATCATCGATTGTTCAACAGTCACTCTTGATGGAGGATTGCCCCGTGTATAAAGACTATCCGGCCGCCTACCAAGTCAGTAAAGGTTCGGCATTACAGGTGGATACGGCGTTCTACGAGCGTATTCGGGATCGCCAGGACCAGCGCACTCTGATCGAACAGTTCGAGGTACCGATCCGCACGGGCAGGGCATGGAAAGTCCCTGCCGGGCATGTCTTTCGCGTGACCACTCCGGTGGGTCCGCAGGTGGGGGATTTCAACGTGTGGAACGCCAATGATCCGCGCGAGCGTCTCTGGGCGGCTCGCACTCGGCAACTTCAAGGTGCCCATGTCAGCACTCACGACCGCTTGTGGTCGAACCTTCCTTTCCTGAGGCCACTGGTCACCATCACTGACGACAGCCTGGCAGGCTACGGCATAGATGAGCATGGCGGGCGTCTGCACGATTTGCTTGGTACGCGCTGCGATCCGTATGTGAACCGCATGCTTACCGGTGAGGACTTTCATCATCATTGCCATTCGAACCTGACCCGTGCGGTATTGCCCCACGGTCTGACGGAATTCGATGTGCACGACGTGCTGAATATTTTCCAGTGCACCGGGCTTAATCACGATGACATGTACTTTATGAAAGCCTGTCCGGCGCAGAAGGGCG
This genomic stretch from Pseudomonas orientalis harbors:
- a CDS encoding ComEA family DNA-binding protein codes for the protein MLNTYVSSLIFALLASVSVATTAAPSAKPEVPTPISAQMAKPEQSAKVNLNAADAETLRRDLFGIGASKAKAIVAFRESNGPFTAVDELLEVKGIGKALLEKNRDRLVIN
- a CDS encoding urea carboxylase-associated family protein, with protein sequence MYKDYPAAYQVSKGSALQVDTAFYERIRDRQDQRTLIEQFEVPIRTGRAWKVPAGHVFRVTTPVGPQVGDFNVWNANDPRERLWAARTRQLQGAHVSTHDRLWSNLPFLRPLVTITDDSLAGYGIDEHGGRLHDLLGTRCDPYVNRMLTGEDFHHHCHSNLTRAVLPHGLTEFDVHDVLNIFQCTGLNHDDMYFMKACPAQKGDYLEFFAEIDLLCALSTCPGGDLSLPMWGPDAQDPLTVCRPLGVEIYTLEEGLLEGWSQPERAAYKGQHGLQITKAAWE